Genomic DNA from Brachyhypopomus gauderio isolate BG-103 unplaced genomic scaffold, BGAUD_0.2 sc266, whole genome shotgun sequence:
GCGTTGGGTGTCATGCTGATGTAGGTTTGTCAGCATTGCTGCTGGGATGTTTAGATGTCGCCCTCGCTGCTGGTTTCGCTGGTTTGAGAGAGGTctgccattaaaaaaaaaaaaaaaacccgttCCTTGTtggtcctgtggtcagaaactggTGACTGAGGCAGGGTTGGAGGATGACTAACACAAGCTGTTCACAGGCAGCTGAGGGTCGGTAGTCTTCAGCACATATGCTGGGTGTATAAGAAATAGAAAGGGGATGGCAAGTGCAGCTGTAAGAGAAAAGAAATATAGAGGAAAATATAGAGGGGGAAAAAGGAATATATAAGCAGaaaagatcttggaggaaaaaaaatataACAATTCTTCAACAAGTACTTCAGTTTGATGTGTGTACTGAtattttccctctctctcccttttccctCCCTCGTTCTCTGCAGGCTGTTTATGGAGATTTTAAACAGTTGTGTAGACTGTGATGAGATTCAGTTTAAGGAGGATGGGAGTTGGGCCCCCATGAGGTCGAAAAAGGAAGTTCAGGAGGTGTCCGCTTCATGCAACGGCGTTGACGGTAACTTCCTGTTTCTGCCCCTTGTGTTTGGTCTGCAATAGCTGTGCACCAGCAGATGAGGAATAATGACTTCTTGTACTGTATTACCTGCTTGCTAATGAAATGTAATGATGGAATTAACTTTAAACTGTCTTTCAATTTTGTTTATCTGAAACACACATTCTAATCATGCATGATAATTGGCTTTGCTGAATATCATGTAACTGGCTATTTTTTCATTTAGAAAAAAGTCTtgttacatttgtgtgtgtatgtgtgtttgttcgTGTGTATGTGGTTGGCTGGGGCTTGTTAGCATTGCTAATAGCACAGCAGGTAAACACGGCACGTAGATGCCAAACAAACTGAGCTCTTGAAGGAACGACAGAGCTGGTGGATGTGTAATTATATCTGAAAGGTGTCTCTGTTCAGTTTTAACAGTTAATCAAATCATTTACGAGTTTTTGAAGTTTTGCAATAGCTGCCACGGACATGTTGACTCGGCACAGTTTATTTATATCAAAGGAATTTGTTGCACTGTTACAGTCTGAGTGGGGGAAGAATCAGCGTCTGTTCGCAGCCTTCATACATATTTCAAACCAACATGAAAGAATTGTTTCCCTCAGACGTGAAGAAGAGAATAATCCCTCCCCGTAGAAGTGAAGCGTGTGCTAATCCTCGCGCTGCTCAGTGAAGACATACCACCCATACCAGAGTCCGTCTGGGCCGCGAGTCCAGTTGGAAGGGAGGGACACACTTGCGCCCTCGagcgcgggggggagggggaggggggggggtgttggttccccactctgtccctctctttAGCTGCGGTTCAACCTGCTCTTTCCCCTCCCCGTGCGGACAGGCGCGTGCCGGACGTCGGCGCCCGAGCAGAAGTCCAGCTCCCAGACGAGCGGCGGCAGCAAGAAGGTGGAGGTGATCGACCTGACCCTGGACAGCtcctcggaggaggaggaggaggaggaagagcccCTGCCCAAGAGgagctgcccctccctctctcccacctcacctcaaaTGAACAAGGGGTGAGTATGGTGGAGTTCACTATACTCCTGGCTTTTCCTGTAATTCCCCCTCAGGAtcaataaagtgtgtgtgtgtgtgtgtgtgtgtgtgtgtgtgtgtgtgtgtgtgtgtgtgtgtgtgtgtgtgtagagtgttgAATCTGTGTACACAGGCATCTCCTGTGAGTCGAACACCCAGCATGCCTCAAGTGGAGCCCAACTacatcccccctccaccacccctcaTACAGGACTATCGCCACTACTATCCTACGCCCAATGAactcacaggtacacacacacacacacacacacaccatcaatgAAGTGTCATCGAATACAAAACTGTCATAGCTGTTGGAATATTGAATGTTAAATATCAATTACAGATATGACttatgaacgtgtgtgtgtgtgtgtgtgtgtgtgtgtgttctttctgCTTTTAACAGATCTCAACTTTTTCTCCTTTTTACAAGGAGAGAATCATCAGGTAAGACGGCTCAAAGGAGAACTGAAGTTAACACTGCAATTAACAGCTACTACTAACACAGTACACATTCTCTTCTAATTATTCTCTCcacaccccccctctccctttcAGCACTACAACATGGTGATGGCGGCCGCAGCCTCAGCGACTGACGACCATGACCTCCTCCTGAACCGTTTCCTGCCCTACGGCTCTCCGCAGCTCTTCCTGGACCCGCCGGGCACTCCGGTCAGCGGTGGCGGTGGAGGCGTGCACGTCCCTGCCGGCACCACccaccacagctccacccacCGCAGCACCAGCACCGGCAGCAGCTCGGCGGGCAGCCTGGGGTCGGCGGGCAGCCTGCGGGACGCCCACGGCCTGCCGCCCTCCGCCCGGTCCGGCCCCGACGCCGCCATCGCCTCCGCACTCTACGGCGCCATCCCGGACGTCATTTCGCTAGACTGACGCGGGACCCGCGAACATCGGCGCcccaaaaataataatacttacaAAGACAGGATAGACGATCTACGTTGATgggagaaaagagaaaaaaaaactaacgaAAAAAGCGAATAAGGAACGCAAggtctttttgttgttgtcgttgttgttgttttcataAACGAAGATGAACGTTGCCGTGTACAGAGAACAAATATATTTTCAGTTTTACCTTTTGTATATATAAACTCAAAAACAGTTTTTTGTTTTCCTACTCTACGAATAACTGAGGGTTTTGTCCTTCGTTCATTCGTTTTCTTCCATGGGGGGGACCGTTCCTTTGTTTAAAGTCCTCATTTCGTTCTGTCCTTGATTATACTGATGTTGTAATATTTTGTATCTTTTTAGTTGTTTATTTTTTCCTTTCTCGTCGCTGTGTTACATTCAGTACATTTCTGCATCCGTAGCGAAGGCGCGAGATTCCCACGCCGAGCCTCCGAGCCGCGCCTGCCCGTGCTCTTGCCCGCGCCGACACACGGACTCCGTTCACGACCCCGCGCTGGGCCGCACACGCTCTGTCCAGCACGGGCCGTCTTTGTGGTTTTCTCAACGTGCAGATTCTTTTAGAACACTTTTAAATGATATGAAGTATAACGAACTGTCGAGAAGCATTCCTCCCCCTTCAGGAACATGCTACGGAGAGCACATCCACGACTGACCGCCGTTTCTgagcttttgtttgtgtttgtttcttcaCGTATTTATACTCTCGAGCTCGCAGGCCTGTGTGCTGTCCGCAGTGTCACGTTGCCCTCTTCACCAAGACCTTGTGCGCAGTCTCTCCActtgttctttcttttcttttcttttttgtacAATGCCAAAACTGACGCCACAGAGAATTCTTCCTCCTTCTTCctgtccttctttctctcttcctttctgtcACATTGTGTATTGCTGCCAGTTGTTCCTTTGTGTTACCACGGAGAGATGAGCAGGGAGGTTCTAGTATTTCAGCCCAAGCCGTTATAAGATTTCTGGTGGAAAGAAAGTTTGCAGTCTAAGTTAACGTGAAAGTAAGCAAGAATCTGGACAGAGCTGTTTGAGCTCGATCCATGCTGGAGTAAGTTGTGTTTGAACTCCACTTGTAGGTAGGTAGCCCTGCCATTTGATCCATGCCAGTGTCCTGACAAGCTGGTGATTTGTCTGAGTTTGAGTCATCTGTGTTTGGTATGATGCATCTTTTCGACAACACGCACTCGTCTCCTAAAGCCACTCTTCATTCTGGTGTGATTTATATATGAGTTAGCAGACTTTGACCTTTTAGTCTTGTAGTCATTTTGAAAGTCACTCGTGACCTCACAGCCACTCCCCTCCATGCATGGATTAATATTTAGAATCCCTCTCTATTTATAGTGCTTCCAGTGTTAAAAAACTGATTGTGGATATTGAGTTTTta
This window encodes:
- the LOC143504342 gene encoding E3 SUMO-protein ligase PIAS1-like, translating into MDISGTKCDFTVQVQLRFCLSETSCPQEDHFPPNLCVKVNGKPCNLPGYLPPTKNGVEPKRPSRPINITSLVRLSTTVPNTIVVSWTSEIGRSYSMAVYLVKQQSSTALLQRLRAKGIRNPDHSRALIKEKLTADPDSEIATTSLRVSLLCPLGKMRLMIPCRAVTCSHLQCFDATLYVQMNEKKPTWVCPVCDKKAPYEHLIIDGLFMEILNSCVDCDEIQFKEDGSWAPMRSKKEVQEVSASCNGVDGACRTSAPEQKSSSQTSGGSKKVEVIDLTLDSSSEEEEEEEEPLPKRSCPSLSPTSPQMNKGVLNLCTQASPVSRTPSMPQVEPNYIPPPPPLIQDYRHYYPTPNELTDLNFFSFLQGENHQHYNMVMAAAASATDDHDLLLNRFLPYGSPQLFLDPPGTPVSGGGGGVHVPAGTTHHSSTHRSTSTGSSSAGSLGSAGSLRDAHGLPPSARSGPDAAIASALYGAIPDVISLD